AGGACGACACCACCATCGATGCGCTGATCGCCATGATGGTCGGGCGGCGCATGGACAAAATCTATCCTCCTCATCTCGAACCGGAAACCGCGCCGGGCACCAACCCCCTGCTCAGGGTCAGCGGCCTGTCCCGCCGGGATGCCTTTGACGACGTGAGCTTCGATCTGGCACCGGGCGAGATCCTCGGGGTCTTCGGCCTTGTCGGCTCAGGGCGGTCCGAGGTCATGAACGCGCTTTTCGGGATGCTGCCCGCTGATGCTGGGCGGGTCGAGATCAACGGTGCCGAGGTGAGGATCAACAGCGCCGCGCAGGCCATCGCGCAAGGCATCGGCTTTGTCACCGAGAACCGTAAGGAACAGGGGCTGGTGCTATCCCATGCCCTGCGTCCCAACGTGACCATGGCCGCGCTGTCGCGGTTTTCCGGGCGCGGCTTTCTGCGCAGCGGCCCCGAACGCGCCGCCGCCGCCGCCGAGGTGCAGCGCCTCGGGATCCGTACCGGGTCGATCGAGACGGTGACCGGCACCCTTTCAGGCGGCAACCAGCAGAAGGTGGTCCTTGCCAAGTGGCTCGCCACCCGCCCGCGAATTCTGATCCTCGACGAGCCGACCCGGGGAGTCGACGTGGGCGCCAAGTTCGAAATCTACCGCATCATCCGCCAGCTTGCCGCCGAAGGCACGGCAATCCTCATGGTGTCCTCGGAATTGCCCGAGGTGCTCGGGATGGCCGACCGCGTGATGATCATGTCCGAGGGACGTGTGGCCGCCACCGCCCCCCGCGACACGCTGACACCCGAGAGGGTGATGACCTTTGCCACGGGACATGTCCAATGACCGATACTACCTCCACGCAGCCGCAGGGCCACAGCTACATCCGCGCCATGATCCGCCAGTATGCGGGGATCGTGCTCTCCCTGCTGGCGCTTTGCGTCATCTTTTCGCTGACCAACGACCGCTTCCTGTCGCTGGCCAACTTCACCAACATCTTCCAGCAGGTGGCGGTGATCGCCATTGCCGCCTTCGGCATGACATGGGTGATCCTACTCGGCGAGATTGACCTGTCCATCGGGTCGATCATCGCTGTCGCGGGGATGGTCGGGGCACAGGTGATCGGGCTTGGCTGGGGATTTGTGCCAGCGCTGGTGCTGACACTGGCCTCGGGCGCGATCATGGGGCTCTTCAACGGCACCATGACGGCCAAGCTGATGCTGCCGTCCTTCATCGTCACAGTCGCCACCATGAGCATCTACCGCGGCTTCGTCAGCCTGCCCACTGGCGGCGCCCCCGCCATGAACATGGACCCCACCTGGATCGCGATCGGCGCGAACAGCTTCCTCGGCCTGCCGATCATCATCTGGATCGTGCTGGCGCTGTTTCTCGTCAACCACGTGGCGCTGGCGCACACCACCTTCGGCCGCAAGGCGTATCTTACGGGGGGCAACCGCGAGGCGGCGCTGTATTCCGGCATCAACGTGGATGGCATGAAGATCAAGATCTTCATGATCTCGGGCGTCATGGCGGCGATCTCGGGGATCCTGCTGTCCTCGCGGCTCTATTCGGCGCAGACCAACGCCGGCATGAGCTACGAGCTCGATGCCATCGCCGCCGCCGTGCTGGGCGGCACGTCGCTGGCAGGCGGGGTCGGCACCATGGTGGGCACGCTGATCGGCGCGCTGATCATCGGGGTGCTCAACAACGGCATGAACATGCTGTCGGTGCCCTATTTCTACCAGCTGATCGTCAAGGGGCTGGTGATCCTCATCGCCGTCTGGCTCGACGTGCGCTCCAAGCAGCGGCAGGGCTGAGCCATGGCAAAGGTCCTGACCGTCGGAGAGATCCTTGTCGAGATCGTCGCCACCACGAAAGGCGATGGCTTTCGTGAGGCCCAGCCGCTGATCGGCCCCTTCCCCTCGGGGGCGCCGGCCATCTTCATCGACCAGGTGGGCAAGCTCGGCACGCCCTGTGCCATCCTCGGCCGCATCGGCGACGATGATTTCGGCCAACTCAACCTTGACCGGCTGCGCGCCGACGGGGTGGATGTGAGCGGAGTCGAGATCGCGCCGGGCGAAAGCACCGGCTCGGCCTTCGTGCGCTACCGCGAAGACGGCTCGCGTGTCTTCGTGTTCAACATCGCTAACGCCGCCTGCGGCACCCTGCCTGCCACGCCCCACGGCCGCGCGGTCATGGACGGCTGCACCCACATGCATGTCATGGGCACCGCCCTCGCGGCCCCCGGCCTTGCCGCGCGCGCCATGGAGGCCATCGAGGTCATCAGGAAGAACGGCGGCACGCTAAGCTTCGACCCCAACCTGCGCCCAGAGATCCTGAACACCCCCGGCCTGCGCGAGGCGCTCGACAACGTGCTCGAACAGACCGACCTCTTCCTGCCTTCGGGGGACGAGATCTTTCTCTTCACCGAGGCACAGACCGAAGCCGAAGCGGCTGCCGAACTGCTGGAGCGCGGCGTGCGCGACATCGTCATCAAGCGCGGCGCCGATGGGGCAAGTCACTTCAACGCCGGAGGGCGCACCGATGCTGCGGCGATCGCGGTCGAAGAGCTCGACCCCACCGGCGCAGGTGATTGCTTCGGCGGGGCCTTCGTCAGCTTCTGGCTGAACGGGGCCGATCCCGCCACCGCGCTGACCCACGCGAATGCGGCCGGTGCGCGC
This DNA window, taken from Qingshengfaniella alkalisoli, encodes the following:
- a CDS encoding sugar ABC transporter ATP-binding protein yields the protein MEHGDVVLHLTGVRKTFGPIVALKHMDLTVRAGRVHTILGENGAGKSTLMKILAGVQLPTGGDITLGGAPFQPRTPQEAANAGLAIVFQELSLCNNLTVAENILATREPTRMGFISDRKLVAQARALVAELGLPLDVNARVADLSIAQRQLVEIAKGLSHDARVVIFDEPTSSLSDSEAEILFRIIDKLTAQGKAVIYISHRMEEIMRLSDDITVVRDGEYVDTVEKDDTTIDALIAMMVGRRMDKIYPPHLEPETAPGTNPLLRVSGLSRRDAFDDVSFDLAPGEILGVFGLVGSGRSEVMNALFGMLPADAGRVEINGAEVRINSAAQAIAQGIGFVTENRKEQGLVLSHALRPNVTMAALSRFSGRGFLRSGPERAAAAAEVQRLGIRTGSIETVTGTLSGGNQQKVVLAKWLATRPRILILDEPTRGVDVGAKFEIYRIIRQLAAEGTAILMVSSELPEVLGMADRVMIMSEGRVAATAPRDTLTPERVMTFATGHVQ
- a CDS encoding ABC transporter permease, with product MTDTTSTQPQGHSYIRAMIRQYAGIVLSLLALCVIFSLTNDRFLSLANFTNIFQQVAVIAIAAFGMTWVILLGEIDLSIGSIIAVAGMVGAQVIGLGWGFVPALVLTLASGAIMGLFNGTMTAKLMLPSFIVTVATMSIYRGFVSLPTGGAPAMNMDPTWIAIGANSFLGLPIIIWIVLALFLVNHVALAHTTFGRKAYLTGGNREAALYSGINVDGMKIKIFMISGVMAAISGILLSSRLYSAQTNAGMSYELDAIAAAVLGGTSLAGGVGTMVGTLIGALIIGVLNNGMNMLSVPYFYQLIVKGLVILIAVWLDVRSKQRQG
- a CDS encoding sugar kinase — encoded protein: MAKVLTVGEILVEIVATTKGDGFREAQPLIGPFPSGAPAIFIDQVGKLGTPCAILGRIGDDDFGQLNLDRLRADGVDVSGVEIAPGESTGSAFVRYREDGSRVFVFNIANAACGTLPATPHGRAVMDGCTHMHVMGTALAAPGLAARAMEAIEVIRKNGGTLSFDPNLRPEILNTPGLREALDNVLEQTDLFLPSGDEIFLFTEAQTEAEAAAELLERGVRDIVIKRGADGASHFNAGGRTDAAAIAVEELDPTGAGDCFGGAFVSFWLNGADPATALTHANAAGARAVTRLGPMEGTSTRAELATLLATTETA